The stretch of DNA AATAAAAGTCGGTCCTTATTCTCATGAATCTTAGCAGAGTTTTGCTTATTGTATCATATGTATCACTGCTTCATCTATTGTAGCATTAGCCATTAAGGTTATGAAGTTATTGAAGCTATGACAAAAAGGTGTTTGCAATAAATTTTGTAAACGGTATTCTGTCTTTTTGCATCAGTACTTAATTTAGGTtccaataaattaattgtttacatttttcttttggCAAAGAATTAATTGTTTACACTTAATTGCAATATGTTTTCCACTGAAACCTTGTTGACCTTTGGATACTAAATTACTACGATGTATGAACTCTCTTTCTTTCCATCTCCTGATTTTCACAGTATAGTAAATATATGTTTTCTTTGAAGAGTACCGCAGAGTTGAACCACAGGGACagttttttgttatttactGGAGCAAGTTGCTTTTAAGGATGCTGATTTGTCTGTTGCATTTTTACATGATTAAACCAATGTGGTAGTTGAGACCGAATCATGAGaactatttaaattttcattcCCTTGAAACGTTCAACTCTGCAAAGAATTCTGTGTTTCCACCAAAATAAATGATCAGTGGATGGTGGCATTGGTGGGCATTGTGAAAGCGTGAATTTTATCATCATAAATTTGTGTAACAAGCATCGAAAATTTGAGAATCATGTGCAATTGGCATATTGATCATTACTTGATGTATGTTTCGTTTTGGAGTGAAATTGATAAAATCACTCGGTTATTATTTTGTCAATTTGACTGTGAAATTAAACAGGTTTTGTAACACTTTAACTTCACATTTCTTTTATATCCCTTTGTCATAACACCTACTattgaatcaaattttagattttttttctttctattgaCACCAAATCAAAAACTCaccttgttttattttttataatagtatgatatattttattcatctattatttgttagtttttggtttttttataaaactttttagttaatgtaatatgttttttttttttttactatttagcTACCCAACAGATTTCAACCAtaatttatacttttatttgtaaaagtaatattttgcaTATTATACTTTATATGAGTTGATGTTTGCGGTAGTCTTAATATGTCATTTGACAAAACATATATGTAATTATGCTTGcggtaaaaattaaataaactgaTCCAATCCAAATCCACTAAATCAAATcagattaaattttttgattaagcaattcaaaccaaaccaaacatTATGGTTCTTAATCTCTAGATAGAATGGAAGAGGGAGAGTTTAGGGTTGCATTGCCTGGAGATTTTTAGGTAGAGTGTTGCCAAAATGAAGTGTGTATAGATTTAGTGAATGTTTTAGTTAAAAAGAAGAATGTGAATGTTTGCTCCGGATTTGGTGAGTAGAGTGGAAGAGTTTTTTTTATGAAGAGTGGAAGAATTTTATTATGAGAAGGTCAAATGAgagaaatgttttaaaaaaccTGGTTTAAGATTGATCTAACGAAATTACTAGCTACAAAATAGATAGATTTAGATGGGAATGATAATGGatggatcaaaataattcattaatctatttataatttactaaaaaaattcaatcaaattcatcacctaaaaataaaaattattcaattcaTCTATGATCATATTTTCAATCGAAGGATATCCATTCAATTCATCTGATTATTTTTCTTTGagcattttaataaattaattataatatttgttattattttcaaaataatattattttttgttttacaaaattatattttctttaaatttaatttatatatactgtCAATAAAGAGTTTTTATATTGTCTATTAATCACAAccgttaaaataataatttttgttttaatttttatcaaaattatctCTAAAATCATTCTCATGAATGTTTGTGATCCGTTAAGAGTGGAAAATATTGTGCGTgtaacaattaaacacattttctttttatagaaattttttgtttttctaattttattttaaaaaattatttattttaaaaaatcagctttcttttatttggaaaattagtaatttgtaaaaatactaaaataaaataaaataaaagattaaatcattactataaattaaattaagaaaaacgAAAGTAATTATAcctaattcaaaaattatggttttttaattgtattgaaaattattttgtttattaatctaaaaatacatttttttacaaaataaacgGTACATCTAAAGGAAAACATATTtatacattataaaaaaataaataactttataatcactataaaattttatttttaatctctataaaaaaattacattttttccGTACAGAttaatttaaacattttaaagAAGCTTCtctatttcaataaaaaaaaagtgtcatTTCTCTgtagacaaaataaaaaaaatctaactcCATAAGTATTTGGGTATACCCGACCCATCTAGATCCGAATGTAATAAAACTGGTTGCAAGAGGAAGAGCAAGCAGAAGCAGAAGCAGAAGCAGAAGcagaaaaacaacaacaaaaatggaacacAAAGATTTGAACCTTCTGAATGAAGCTTTAGGTCATCACAACAATCTATACGGTCGCTTCCTTCTTTTAGAAGACTCTGTTGACACAAGCGCTGCTTTCGTTCTTCACCAAATCCTCAAACGCTCTTTCTCTTCACACCCTTCTTCTGCTGTTATCTTTCTCGCACTCTCCAACCCTTTCTCTCACTACGACCGTATTCTCAGAAAAATTGTAACTTCCCAATTTCTCTGAAACTCTGCATTCTCATTTTATGTTCTTATTCTGTTTTCAATTTAAATCATCTTTATTCTATTTGCTGATtgtgtttatgttttttttttcaatcttcCGAATTGCCTTTCAATCTTTGAGTGAATTTCCTAGCTTGGATCACtttgaaagatattttttttgacaattttttatttattaagtattaattTGATTGAATCCAATCTAACTACAATTATTATTGGTATTACTTTAATAATCGTAAATACTGGATAATTCAGTTGTAGGTAAAGTTTGACAAATGTTTGTTTCAGCCAGTAACCGAACTCGGGTACTCCTGATCGATATTTTGCATAGGGATTTTGGTTCTAATGTTGTGTGGCATTGTTATTTCTTCAATAATGATTTTTTGCATCATGTTTGTGATTTAATTGAATACTGCTGCTTTTAAAGACAGTAGTGCAAAAGGGGACTACGAAGCAATTCTTGCATTGCATAATCACATTGACGATGgcacaaaatttaaattttaataattattcacTGGAAAGTATACTTCCAATCATAAACAGATGATACAATTGTGAAATATGATTGGATGTGCTGAAAGTGTATGGTTACTAcaaattaaaatcttaattgtcTAATAACCTTAGCAGGGGCTTTGTTGTGTTTTTCTACTATTATTATCAttgcaatttattttgaatttttaattggtTGTGTTTATAGAGTATAGACACTATGTTCTCCGATTGCTTAGGGACTGCGATAGTTTCACTATCTATTGCTTATAGGCTTGTGTTTATTTTCTGTCCCTCAtagtttgttatttttttttggtgGTAGGGTTGCAACTTGGCTGCTCAGAGAGATAATAATAGATTCTTTTTCATTGACATGCTTATGTTGCAGTGTCCAGGTGAGAATATCAGGTATCATTTTTTGATTCTTCCATTTCTTTGATATCCTATCCTTACTATTTGCTTGACAAATGTAAATAGTATACGAAGATGGTTCATTTGAGATGATATTCAATTGTCTACCAGtgtatcatttattaaatttagaGCAGAAATTATATGTgctgaaaaacataaaaattctCCAGCAAAACTATTGTTACAAAGTAgggatttgatctcttcttagAAAACTTGCATTATTCTTCATTTGCAAATTGTTTGCATCCAAGTCTAAATCCACTATATTATATCTTCAAAAACTCCATGAGATATGTATGTGAAATACTGGAAACTATGGTCAACAAATTCTCAAGATAAATCAAGCGTTTGTTGCATCCAAGCAGAGTATAGAGTACAGACAATGATTTTTCAATCAATTCCATTATACTTGCATGTAGATTGTAAGTTGTACATTTTATCTCCATTTGGTTAAGTTactttttttcctttgttgATTTTAATACCAGTTGTCATAAAAGAGTATCTGTTTTGAAGGAAAATAGTATTCTATTTATGATACTTTGTCATCTAGGATTAGTTTAAGCCATTTGATTGGTTTATCTAAAGATCTGTTAACTTGTCTAAGAAATCTCAGCCTCTTTGGATTTTGGAAGATAAAACCTATCTGAAAGATTATTATATATAGTTGATAAATGAGATGAAACCGAGTTCATTAAAGACGAAAAATGGCAAAAAAAGAAAGCATTCGTTCCCTTCAATGTCTTACATCTGTAGTCTTTTTGCCATGGTGCATCTCTTTTACATTTAAGAAAAATCTGGTCTTTGATCCAAAGATAAGTGTTTTAGTTACTATGTTACAAAAACCATATTAGAAAAGACCCAAAAGCTATTAGAAAAGACTCAAACTTCTACCATATTAGTTTCTTAAAATATGTCATTCCGTGCGtaactgttttaaaaatgttttttgtgCTTAAAACACAACCAAGATAGCCTGTGCCTGCTTTTGTGATTATTATTTTGCGATTTTACTTGGTGGTAGTTACCAAATTGTGATATTTCATTTTAGTTTCTGTTACATTGGTATACATGACTGAGTAATATCATTGTTATCAATGACTAGATGAAGGAAAACCCAATCATGATCGATTTGCTgctgtgtttgagaaaatagtAAGAGTGATCAATACATTACCTCAAGACAACAAGAAATTTGTTACTGTCATGATAGACGATATCTCTTTTCTTGAAGTTGCTGCTAACGGCTCTTTGAATGATGTTTTAGACTTCCTTCATTATTGCTACACGCTAACATCAGAATATGTAAGATAGTAGaaacttaacttttttttttttaatcaatttccatttttttttgttcttttatttaTCTGTTCCTGTCATAGGGTTGTGCATTCGTTGCACTTGACCATAAggatatttatttgaatgaaGAGAAGCCTGCTATTATCTTAGAGATGGAGCACCTTGCTGACATTTTGGTCAAGGCTGAACCATTGGCCACTGGTTTGGCAAAAGATGTGCATGGGCAGGTATAGTTGTATCATTCGTTCTACATAATAAGTTCATACATAAGCTGAACATATAATTCTACAACTTTTGAAAATGTTAAAGAAGTAAAATAATCTTCTAAATGAGAACAACCTCTGCTTGACTTCCATTTCATAGAGATCAACACTCATAATGGTATGCAAAAATTGGAAGGGAACCGGGAGATTTAGGGCCCCATTTAGGGTCCTTTAactttgtgaaaacattttctgttttcatttcctaaattgtgttaattttacttGTTGATCGGTGAGACTCTGTGAAGCAAACAATTGTCAACATTTctagaaacaatgaaaatgtcaaaaaaaagtGTTTTCATTATTTCTGAAAATGCATCTTCATTAACTAACATTTCATCTTCTCTTTATGACAACGATTCACTTAAAAAGTCtctcatcaaaataaaatgaatacacatttttaaaattgaaaacaaaagtTTTTGCAAAGTAAACGGGTcctaacattttaaaaaaatttgaaatgccAAAACAAGGTTTTCATTGTTTCTAAATATGCATTCTTCCTAGTCTGCTTTCTATCTTCTGTATATCACAAATGTTTACTAAATGAGTCTCTCATTTCCttgtttgtaatttaaaaagaacacattttagaaaatgaaagcTGAAAATGTTTAGGAAAGTAAACAGGTCCATCATTCCAATCATTCATAGTTCTGACTTCAGAGCCTCCGACTTAACAGACATTTTACATTTTGATTAAACAAACCTTTCCACTACTTTTCTTTACTCAAGCATGTAGCTAGGAACAAATCCTTGTATTTAAACTTACAGTTCCCGTTTCCATAAAATTTCTCTTCAAGTGCATATCTTGAACTTATTGGCCactgatttcatctggagtttggATACAAATTACATGACTCAACCAATTCTTTGGAAGTGCCCTTCgggtttataaatttttaccaTTAATTGAAGAATTGGGGCTGAACATTTTTATAAAGAACaagaaattattattgtttatctTTCAATGTTGAATTATGTTTTAGTAGTGATACTGCAACTgcaaatagttttttttttttttttgactcagCAACTGCAAATAGTTAAAGCTTCTGTTTGCATTaattccttcttttttttttttatggaattgCACTAATTTCTTGGATTTATCTTTATCTTGTCTTAAGATTGATGTAGCAATTGCTGTCTGAGCTGTAGCCATGGAGTATCGATTTAATCAGATCACATTAACTTCTCTTGACTATGTTTTGTTGTTGGTTATGTTATGCAGTTGATGGTGTTACATAAGCAAACTCAACATCAACATGGAATTTCACCTGTTAAGATTCACAACTTCCACTTCAAGATCAAGGAAAATAGCATCGATTGTTTTTATCCTGGCACAAAAATCTAGTGCTATCAAAAGGCTTGTACAAACAGCTCTGTAATATTGAAAAGAGAGAATGATAATAGCACA from Cicer arietinum cultivar CDC Frontier isolate Library 1 chromosome 3, Cicar.CDCFrontier_v2.0, whole genome shotgun sequence encodes:
- the LOC101513017 gene encoding elongator complex protein 6 is translated as MEHKDLNLLNEALGHHNNLYGRFLLLEDSVDTSAAFVLHQILKRSFSSHPSSAVIFLALSNPFSHYDRILRKIGCNLAAQRDNNRFFFIDMLMLQCPDEGKPNHDRFAAVFEKIVRVINTLPQDNKKFVTVMIDDISFLEVAANGSLNDVLDFLHYCYTLTSEYGCAFVALDHKDIYLNEEKPAIILEMEHLADILVKAEPLATGLAKDVHGQLMVLHKQTQHQHGISPVKIHNFHFKIKENSIDCFYPGTKI